One Triticum dicoccoides isolate Atlit2015 ecotype Zavitan chromosome 5B, WEW_v2.0, whole genome shotgun sequence genomic window carries:
- the LOC119310587 gene encoding uncharacterized protein LOC119310587 — MKFIVNVVNTTDFYVAFNVYFIRRNAARDKRPASVGTGSNVILQPRSTNRQILHWIIDETEEPVEDYFVWSRVVTEGVESRDIIRYMVEEESKKLPFIVNKASPACTSNELIQFEPPELSLPLMMMPNKPLAFSVNILNSTDYYVGFGGYNLKTNVACYSIKPAGGVMPPRSTQRLVVKRVPKKKEELLSECQDDKFLVWSCLVSEGAKASDLNGCAKYTVGRELPIVCTNKTSNLCTSDELIQFDPPQLPFTFLPNMRVSMLRLLKIVNVTDHIVGFSTWSHEANSASYTMEPRAGILPPQSTQAIKVRTPKKNETEDMQCKDKIFVWNGILTEGVQVRDVCTYWKNEDKELPIVLRKPGESSSR, encoded by the exons ATGAAGTTCATAGTAAATGTAGTCAACACTACAGATTTCTACGTTGCTTTCAATGTATATTTCATCCGCAGGAATGCAGCACGGGACAAGAGACCTGCATCGGTAGGTACAGGATCGAATGTAATCCTGCAACCACGATCCACCAATAGACAAATACTACATTGGATAATTGATGAGACGGAGGAGCCCGTAGAAGATTACTTTGTGTGGAGCCGTGTTGTGACTGAAGGTGTGGAAAGCAGAGACATCATTCGTTACATGGTTGAGGAAGAGAGTAAGAAACTGCCCTTTATTGTTAATAAG GCAAGCCCGGCATGTACCTCAAACGAGCTGATCCAGTTTGAGCCGCCTGAGCTCAGCCTCCCCTTGATGATGATGCCAAACAAGCCCTTGGCGTTTTCAGTTAATATACTCAACAGTACAGACTACTATGTTGGTTTTGGTGGATATAACCTGAAAACAAATGTGGCCTGCTACTCCATAAAACCTGCGGGTGGAGTTATGCCACCACGGTCCACTCAAAGACTGGTTGTAAAAAGGGTACCAAAGAAAAAGGAGGAGCTGCTTAGTGAGTGCCAAGATGATAAGTTCCTCGTATGGAGCTGCTTAGTGAGTGAAGGTGCCAAAGCCAGCGACCTCAATGGTTGTGCTAAATACACAGTGGGTAGGGAGTTGCCAATTGTTTGTACTAACAAG ACAAGCAACTTATGCACCTCAGACGAGTTGATCCAGTTTGATCCTCCACAGCTCCCGTTCACCTTCCTTCCCAACATGAGGGTGTCCATGTTGCGCTTGCTTAAAATAGTCAATGTTACAGATCACATCGTCGGTTTCAGTACATGGTCTCATGAAGCCAATTCTGCGTCATACACAATGGAACCGCGTGCAGGGATCCTGCCACCACAGTCCACACAAGCAATCAAGGTAAGGACCCCAAAGAAAAATGAAACGGAAGACATGCAGTGCAAAGACAAGATTTTTGTGTGGAATGGAATTTTGACTGAAGGTGTCCAAGTTAGGGATGTCTGTACATACTGGAAGAACGAAGATAAAGAGTTGCCCATTGTTCTAAGAAAG CCTGGAGAAAGCAGTTCAAGGTAG